In the genome of Telluria beijingensis, one region contains:
- the rfaE1 gene encoding D-glycero-beta-D-manno-heptose-7-phosphate kinase, producing MNKPTPSRLLAADDFRQQAAPQLSAVRLLVVGDVMLDRYWFGDVSRISPEAPVPVVRIQKREERLGGAANVARNAAALGAHTGLLGVAGADEAGDQMEQLLQAGGIHSYLKRDEAISTIIKLRVIGRQQQMVRIDFEDAPTEDVLRDKLTQFKALLPDYDVIVLSDYNKGALVNVAEMIALARAAGKIVLVDPKGDDFTPYRGASILTPNRSELQQVVGGWKTEEQLLEKAQKLREELGLDALLLTRSEEGMSLFTQDEVLHVHADAREVFDVSGAGDTVIATLATMLGTGAPLAEALVTANRAGGIVVGKLGTATVTREELFPA from the coding sequence ATGAACAAGCCGACCCCGAGCCGCCTGCTGGCGGCCGACGATTTCCGCCAGCAGGCGGCCCCGCAACTGTCCGCCGTGCGCCTGCTGGTGGTGGGCGACGTGATGCTCGACCGCTACTGGTTTGGTGACGTGTCGCGCATCTCGCCCGAGGCGCCGGTGCCGGTGGTGCGGATCCAGAAACGCGAAGAACGCCTGGGCGGCGCCGCCAATGTGGCGCGCAATGCCGCCGCGCTGGGCGCGCACACGGGCTTGCTGGGCGTGGCCGGCGCCGACGAGGCGGGCGACCAAATGGAGCAATTGCTGCAGGCGGGTGGCATCCACAGCTACCTGAAGCGCGACGAGGCGATTTCGACCATCATCAAGCTGCGCGTGATCGGCCGCCAGCAGCAGATGGTGCGCATCGACTTCGAGGATGCGCCGACCGAGGACGTGTTGCGCGACAAGCTCACCCAGTTCAAGGCGCTGCTGCCGGACTATGACGTGATCGTGCTGTCCGACTACAACAAGGGCGCGCTGGTGAACGTGGCCGAGATGATCGCGCTGGCGCGCGCCGCCGGCAAGATCGTGCTGGTCGACCCGAAGGGCGACGATTTCACGCCGTATCGCGGCGCCAGCATCCTGACCCCGAACCGTTCCGAGCTGCAGCAAGTCGTCGGCGGCTGGAAGACCGAAGAGCAATTGCTCGAGAAAGCGCAAAAGCTGCGCGAGGAACTGGGCCTGGATGCGTTGCTGCTGACCCGTTCCGAAGAAGGCATGAGCCTGTTCACGCAGGACGAGGTGCTGCACGTGCATGCCGACGCGCGCGAGGTGTTCGACGTCTCGGGCGCCGGCGACACCGTGATCGCCACCCTGGCCACCATGCTCGGCACCGGCGCGCCGCTGGCCGAGGCGCTGGTAACGGCCAACCGGGCCGGCGGTATCGTGGTCGGCAAGCTGGGCACGGCGACCGTGACCCGCGAGGAGCTCTTCCCCGCCTGA
- the lapB gene encoding lipopolysaccharide assembly protein LapB: MEFELWMLLGIPFFFGLGWLAARVDINELVSESRTLPRGYFKGLNHLLNDQPDKAIDSFIEIVKLDPESSDMHFALGNLFRRRGETERAIRVHQNLLARPDLPAEDKAHAQYELGIDYLKAGLLDRAEETFDQLVDSSYAVKARRSLLEIYQREKEWKRAIAAAEGLQESGAGSRQKEIAQFYCELAQDALVHTAPSDAMLLLDKALEADRNSVRATILRGDALLAQGDVEEALKTWRRVEQQSVPHVALVAARLMDGYRKVGRPQEGVNLLKSYLAEASSIDLIEVVFKAVIELDGVQAAKELVVEELRRNPTLLGLDKLLEARLMDAPANIWEELSMVKNLVQRYTQKLARYQCSHCGFKARQFYWQCPGCNRWDSYPPRRTEELNVMN; encoded by the coding sequence ATGGAATTCGAACTCTGGATGCTGCTTGGCATCCCCTTCTTTTTTGGTCTCGGCTGGCTTGCGGCCCGGGTCGACATCAATGAACTGGTCTCCGAATCGCGCACCTTGCCGCGCGGCTATTTCAAGGGCCTCAATCACTTGCTGAACGACCAGCCCGACAAGGCCATCGATTCCTTCATCGAGATCGTCAAGCTCGACCCCGAGTCGAGCGATATGCACTTTGCGCTGGGTAACCTGTTCCGCCGCCGCGGCGAGACCGAGCGCGCCATCCGCGTGCACCAGAACCTGCTGGCGCGGCCCGACCTGCCGGCTGAAGACAAGGCGCACGCGCAGTACGAGCTCGGTATCGACTACCTGAAAGCCGGCCTGCTCGATCGCGCCGAGGAAACCTTTGATCAACTGGTCGACTCATCGTACGCCGTCAAGGCGCGCCGCTCGCTGCTCGAGATCTACCAGCGCGAGAAAGAGTGGAAACGCGCCATCGCGGCCGCAGAAGGGCTGCAGGAATCGGGCGCCGGCTCACGTCAGAAAGAAATTGCTCAGTTCTATTGCGAATTGGCCCAGGATGCGCTGGTACATACCGCGCCAAGCGACGCCATGCTGCTGCTGGACAAAGCCCTGGAAGCCGACCGCAACAGCGTGCGCGCCACCATCCTGCGCGGCGACGCGCTGCTGGCCCAGGGCGACGTCGAAGAAGCCCTCAAGACCTGGCGCCGCGTCGAGCAGCAGAGCGTGCCGCACGTGGCCCTGGTCGCCGCCCGCCTGATGGATGGCTACCGCAAGGTGGGCCGCCCGCAGGAAGGCGTCAACCTGCTCAAGTCCTACCTCGCCGAGGCCTCGTCGATCGACCTGATCGAGGTGGTGTTCAAGGCCGTCATCGAACTCGATGGCGTGCAGGCGGCCAAGGAGCTGGTGGTCGAGGAATTGCGCCGCAATCCGACCCTGCTGGGCCTGGATAAACTGCTGGAAGCGCGCCTGATGGATGCGCCGGCGAATATCTGGGAAGAACTGTCGATGGTCAAGAACCTGGTGCAGCGCTATACCCAGAAGCTGGCGCGCTACCAGTGCAGCCACTGCGGCTTCAAGGCGCGCCAGTTCTACTGGCAGTGCCCCGGGTGCAACCGCTGGGACTCCTATCCGCCGCGCCGCACCGAAGAACTGAATGTGATGAACTGA
- a CDS encoding LapA family protein yields MKFVSTIVGIVLFILFFGFALKNTQEVDLHFFLQYELRGPLVLMLLAFFVAGAAFGIMALAPTVFRQRREKWLNKITIQSLQSAAGTGTPVAPAPDSVPPAPPRH; encoded by the coding sequence ATGAAATTCGTCTCGACCATCGTCGGAATCGTCCTGTTCATCCTCTTCTTCGGCTTCGCCCTGAAGAATACCCAGGAAGTCGACCTGCACTTCTTCCTGCAATATGAATTGCGCGGCCCGCTGGTGCTGATGCTGCTGGCCTTCTTCGTTGCCGGCGCCGCCTTCGGCATCATGGCGCTGGCCCCGACCGTGTTCCGCCAGCGCCGCGAGAAGTGGCTCAACAAGATCACCATCCAGTCGCTGCAAAGCGCCGCCGGCACCGGCACCCCGGTCGCGCCGGCGCCGGACAGCGTGCCGCCGGCCCCGCCGCGGCACTGA
- a CDS encoding integration host factor subunit beta translates to MTKSELINRLAERYSQLVAKDAEFAVKTILDAMTNALATGQRIEIRGFGSFSLNSRPPRIGRNPKSGDKVMVPEKRVPHFKPGKQLRERVDAMVGQPIIND, encoded by the coding sequence ATGACCAAATCCGAGCTGATCAACCGTCTGGCTGAGCGTTATTCGCAGCTGGTGGCAAAGGATGCGGAATTCGCTGTCAAGACCATCCTCGACGCGATGACCAACGCCCTGGCGACCGGGCAGCGCATCGAGATCCGTGGTTTCGGCAGCTTTTCGCTGAACAGCCGTCCCCCGCGCATCGGACGCAATCCGAAGTCCGGCGACAAGGTGATGGTGCCTGAGAAACGGGTGCCGCACTTCAAGCCGGGCAAGCAGTTGCGCGAGCGGGTGGATGCGATGGTCGGTCAACCGATCATCAACGATTGA
- the rpsA gene encoding 30S ribosomal protein S1: MKYPTFMSTATQDTGMESFAALFEESLQRQDMRSGEVISAEVVRLDHNFVIVNAGLKSEAFIPVEEFKNDQGELEVQIGDFVSVAIESLENGFGDTILSRDKAKRLASWLALEKAMESGEIVTGTVNGKVKGGLTVLTNGIRAFLPGSLVDTRPVKDTTPFEGKTLEFKVIKLDRKRNNVVLSRRAVIEASMGEERAKLMETLKEGTVVTGVVKNITDYGAFVDLGGIDGLLHITDLAWRRVRHPSEVLSVGQEITAKVLKYDQEKNRVSLGVKQLGDDPWTGLSRRYPQGTRLFGKVTNLTDYGAFVEVEQGIEGLVHVSEMDWTNKNVAPNKVVQLGDEVEVMVLEIDEERRRISLGMKQCKANPWDDFGMTHKKGDKVKGSIKSITDFGVFIGLPGNIDGLVHLSDLSWTEAGEEAVRRFKKGDELEAVVLAIDVERERVSLGVKQLEGDPFNTYSSLNDKGSLVTGTVKSVEPKGAVISLSEEVEGYLRASEISRDRVEDAGTHLKVGDKVEALVINIDRKARSIQLSIKAKDSADTQEAMSKLANDNSAASGTTSLGALLKAKFDNKN; the protein is encoded by the coding sequence ATGAAATATCCCACTTTTATGTCTACTGCAACTCAAGATACCGGTATGGAAAGCTTCGCAGCCCTCTTCGAGGAATCGCTGCAACGCCAGGACATGCGTTCGGGCGAAGTCATCTCGGCTGAAGTCGTGCGCCTGGATCACAACTTCGTGATCGTCAACGCCGGCCTGAAGTCGGAAGCGTTCATCCCAGTTGAAGAATTCAAGAACGACCAGGGCGAACTGGAAGTTCAAATCGGCGATTTCGTTTCCGTGGCTATCGAGTCGCTGGAAAACGGCTTCGGCGACACCATCCTGTCGCGCGACAAGGCCAAGCGCCTGGCATCGTGGCTGGCACTGGAAAAAGCGATGGAATCGGGCGAAATCGTCACCGGTACCGTCAACGGTAAAGTCAAAGGCGGCCTGACCGTCCTGACCAACGGCATCCGCGCCTTCCTGCCGGGTTCGCTGGTTGACACCCGTCCAGTCAAGGACACCACCCCATTCGAAGGCAAGACCCTCGAATTCAAGGTCATCAAGCTGGACCGCAAGCGTAACAACGTCGTGCTGTCGCGTCGTGCCGTCATCGAAGCCTCGATGGGCGAAGAGCGCGCGAAGCTGATGGAAACCCTGAAAGAAGGCACCGTGGTGACCGGCGTCGTCAAGAACATCACCGACTACGGTGCGTTCGTCGACCTGGGCGGCATCGACGGCCTGCTGCACATCACCGACCTGGCATGGCGTCGCGTGCGTCACCCGTCGGAAGTCCTGTCGGTTGGCCAAGAGATCACCGCCAAGGTCCTCAAGTACGATCAAGAGAAGAACCGCGTTTCGCTGGGCGTCAAGCAACTGGGCGACGATCCATGGACCGGTCTGTCGCGTCGTTACCCACAAGGCACCCGCCTGTTCGGTAAAGTCACCAACCTGACCGACTACGGCGCGTTCGTCGAAGTGGAACAAGGCATCGAAGGCCTGGTCCACGTGTCGGAAATGGACTGGACCAACAAGAACGTGGCTCCAAACAAGGTTGTCCAGCTGGGCGACGAAGTGGAAGTCATGGTCCTGGAAATCGACGAAGAGCGTCGCCGTATCTCGCTGGGCATGAAGCAGTGCAAGGCGAACCCATGGGACGACTTCGGCATGACCCACAAGAAGGGCGACAAGGTCAAGGGTTCGATCAAGTCGATCACCGACTTCGGCGTCTTCATCGGCCTGCCAGGCAATATCGATGGCCTGGTCCACCTGTCGGACCTGTCGTGGACCGAAGCCGGCGAAGAAGCCGTGCGTCGCTTCAAGAAGGGCGACGAGCTGGAAGCCGTGGTCCTGGCAATCGACGTCGAGCGCGAGCGTGTTTCGCTGGGCGTGAAGCAGCTGGAAGGCGACCCGTTCAACACCTACTCGTCGCTGAACGACAAGGGTTCGCTGGTCACCGGCACCGTGAAATCGGTTGAGCCAAAAGGCGCCGTGATCTCGCTGAGCGAAGAAGTCGAAGGCTACCTGCGCGCGTCGGAAATCTCGCGTGACCGCGTGGAAGACGCTGGCACCCACCTGAAAGTGGGCGACAAGGTCGAAGCCCTGGTCATCAACATCGATCGCAAGGCTCGCAGCATCCAGCTGTCGATCAAGGCGAAAGACAGCGCCGACACCCAGGAAGCGATGAGCAAACTGGCGAACGACAACAGCGCAGCTTCGGGCACCACCAGCCTGGGCGCACTGCTGAAGGCCAAGTTCGACAATAAGAACTAA
- the cmk gene encoding (d)CMP kinase, protein MPNSNIPVIAIDGPTASGKGTVASRVAERLSFHLLDSGALYRLTALQALRREVDLRDEHAIAKLAEHLPARFQGGNIYLANEDVSHAIRAEEVGNMASKIAALPTVRTALFGLQLGFRQTPGLVADGRDMGTVIFPGAKLKVFLTASVEARATRRYKQLIDKGFSANMDDLLADLQARDERDTKRAVAPLAPAEDAHLLDTSEMGVDEAVEQVMAWYSQK, encoded by the coding sequence GACGGCCCGACCGCCTCGGGCAAGGGCACGGTTGCCAGCCGGGTCGCCGAGCGCCTCAGTTTTCATCTGCTCGACTCGGGCGCGCTGTACCGGCTGACGGCGCTGCAGGCGCTGCGCCGCGAAGTCGACCTGCGCGACGAGCATGCGATCGCCAAGCTGGCCGAGCACCTGCCGGCGCGTTTCCAGGGCGGCAATATTTACCTGGCGAATGAAGACGTCAGCCATGCGATCCGGGCCGAGGAAGTGGGCAATATGGCGTCGAAGATCGCCGCGCTGCCGACCGTGCGCACGGCCTTGTTCGGGCTGCAGCTGGGCTTTCGCCAGACGCCGGGGCTGGTGGCCGACGGGCGCGATATGGGCACTGTGATCTTCCCTGGCGCCAAGCTGAAGGTGTTCTTGACCGCAAGTGTTGAGGCCCGTGCGACACGCCGGTATAAGCAATTGATTGACAAAGGATTTTCTGCTAATATGGACGATCTGCTCGCGGATTTGCAGGCCCGTGACGAGCGCGACACCAAGCGCGCGGTCGCTCCCCTGGCGCCGGCGGAGGATGCGCATCTGCTGGATACGTCCGAAATGGGCGTGGATGAGGCAGTGGAACAGGTCATGGCCTGGTATTCGCAGAAGTAA